A region from the Vibrio sp. SS-MA-C1-2 genome encodes:
- a CDS encoding ABC transporter permease → MNHLYWVAFRSILTKEINRFTRIWIQTLIPPAITMTLYFIIFGNLIGSRIGQMDGFSYMEYIVPGLIMMSVITNSYSNVASSFFSSKFQRNIEELLVAPVPTYVLIAGFVGGGVTRGLGVGIIVTAVSQFFVPLQINHWFIIVATVILTSIVFSLGGLINAVYAKSFDDISIIPTFILTPLTYLGGVFYSISLLPEFWQGVSKINPIIYMVNAFRYGFLGVSDVGITTAFSVLIGFIIVLYTVAWRLISKGVGLRS, encoded by the coding sequence ATGAACCATTTATACTGGGTTGCTTTTCGAAGTATCTTAACAAAAGAGATCAATCGTTTTACTCGAATCTGGATACAGACGTTGATTCCACCAGCTATTACGATGACACTTTACTTTATTATTTTCGGTAATTTAATTGGCAGTCGAATTGGCCAGATGGATGGCTTCAGCTATATGGAGTATATCGTGCCGGGTCTTATCATGATGTCGGTGATTACTAACTCTTATTCTAATGTTGCCTCTTCTTTCTTTAGTTCAAAGTTTCAGCGTAATATTGAAGAGTTATTGGTGGCACCTGTTCCAACTTATGTGTTGATTGCTGGCTTTGTTGGCGGTGGTGTTACACGAGGTTTAGGGGTGGGGATTATTGTCACCGCGGTTTCACAATTCTTTGTGCCACTGCAAATTAACCATTGGTTTATTATAGTTGCAACGGTGATTTTAACTTCAATTGTCTTTTCATTAGGCGGTCTGATTAATGCCGTTTATGCGAAGTCTTTTGATGATATCAGTATTATTCCTACCTTTATTCTGACGCCACTGACTTATTTAGGCGGTGTTTTTTACTCAATTAGTTTGTTACCTGAGTTTTGGCAGGGCGTTTCTAAGATTAATCCAATTATCTATATGGTGAATGCGTTTCGTTATGGCTTTTTAGGGGTTTCTGATGTGGGCATTACTACGGCCTTTAGCGTCTTAATTGGCTTTATTATTGTACTGTATACTGTCGCATGGCGTTTAATCTCTAAAGGTGTTGGTCTGAGAAGTTAA